The Hevea brasiliensis isolate MT/VB/25A 57/8 chromosome 1, ASM3005281v1, whole genome shotgun sequence genome has a window encoding:
- the LOC110659952 gene encoding transmembrane 9 superfamily member 5: protein MSVLFFLLFTTVFFSLRFAASSPADHSYNVGDPVPLFVNKVGPLHNPSETYHYYDLPFCRPDNVIRKKETLGEVLNGDRLSSALYDLKFREDKTGVTLCKNKLKGDEILRFRDAIINDFYFQMYYDDLPLWGFIGKVEQQSWVLSNREFKYYLFKHVQFGVLYHGNRVIEVSAFGDPNHAVDISEDVDIDVEFTYSVIWNATSAPFETRMGKYSRASFHPVHQQIHWFSFVNSIIIILLLMGLLTGLFLRRLKNDLRKCSSGDEGEDKEVGWKYIHGDVFRYPQNISLFCAVLGTGTQLLTMVCFLFVLAFVGVLYPYNRGALCSSFVWVYTLTSVVGGYTTASFHNQFAETGWKRSVLLTGILYLGPLFVILSILNIIAVSYGTTAALPFGTIMVILLIHIFFAIPLLAFGGIIGYCFSSVFQAPSATKRYPREIPPLGWYRKTPAQMFLAGLLTCSAIILELHHLYASLWGYKICTLPSILFVTFIILILLTAILSIGMTYIQLSAEDHQWWWRSLLCGGAPAIFMFSYCIFFFARSSMSGFMQLSFFIGYNACMCYAFFLMLGAVSFRASFIFVSHIYHAVKSE, encoded by the exons ATGAGTGTTCTTTTCTTCCTCCTGTTTACAACTGTGTTCTTTTCTCTCCGATTTGCTGCCTCTTCTCCTGCTGATCATAGCTACAATGTAGGAGATCCTGTTCCTCTATTCGTCAACAAAGTTGGTCCCTTGCACAATCCCAG TGAAACCTACCACTACTACGATTTGCCATTCTGTCGTCCAG ATAATGTAATTCGAAAGAAAGAAACGCTTGGTGAGGTGTTGAATGGAGATCGTTTGAGTAGTGCTTTGTATGATTTGAAATTCAGGGAGGACAAAACTGGGGTCACCCTTTGTAAGAATAAGCTTAAAGGAGATGAAATTTTGAGGTTTAGAGATGCTATTATAAATGATTTCTACTTCCAAATGTACTATGATGATCTCCCATTATGGGGCTTTATTGGGAAAGTTGAACAGCAGAGTTGGGTTCTTAGTAATAGGGAGTTTAAGTATTATCTGTTTAAACATGTGCAGTTTGGTGTTCTTTATCATGGCAATCGAGTTATTGAAGTAAGTGCTTTTGGTGATCCAAATCATGCTGTGGATATAAGTGAAGATGTTGATATAGATGTTGAGTTCACTTATTCAGTTATCTGGAATGCGACCTCAGCTCCATTTGAGACCAGGATGGGCAAATATTCTAGGGCTTCTTTTCATCCAGTACACCAGCAGATTCATTGGTTCTCATTTGTTAACTCAATCATCATCATTTTGCTCTTGATGGGATTGCTCACTGGGCTTTTTTTGCGGCGTCTCAAGAATGATTTGAGAAA GTGTTCTAGTGGAGATGAAGGGGAAGATAAAGAGGTTGGCTGGAAGTACATTCATGGTGACGTTTTCAGATACCCACAAAATATATCCTTGTTTTGTGCTGTCTTGGGCACAGGCACTCAGTTGCTGACAAT GGTTTGCTTTTTATTTGTTTTGGCATTTGTTGGTGTACTATACCCTTACAATCGTGGAGCCTTGTGCTCTTCTTTTGTCTGGGTATATACTCTCACATCTGTGGTTGGGGGTTACACCACAGCTTCTTTCCACAATCAGTTTGCTGAAACTGGATGG AAAAGGAGTGTTCTTCTCACTGGGATTCTGTACCTTGGTCCATTGTTTGTGATACTGTCCATTTTGAATATCATTGCTGTATCTTATGGGACCACAGCTGCACTTCCATTTGGAACCATTATGGTGATACTTCTCATACACATATTTTTTGCTATTCCATTGCTTGCCTTTGGAGGGATTATTGGGTACTGTTTCAGTTCTGTATTTCAAGCACCTTCTGCTACAAAGAGGTACCCAAGGGAGATTCCACCGTTAGGATGGTATAGGAAAACACCTGCTCAAATGTTTCTTGCGGGTCTTTTAACTTGTAGTGCGATAATCCTTGAGTTGCACCACTTGTATGCAAGCTTGTGGGGCTATAAAATATGCACGCTGCCCAGCATTTTGTTTGTCACTTTCATCATCCTTATCCTACTTACTGCTATCTTAAGTATTGGTATGACATACATTCAGCTTTCTGCAGAAGACCATCAATGGTGGTGGAG ATCTCTGCTGTGTGGGGGTGCACCAGCCATTTTCATGTTTAgttattgcatcttcttctttgcCAGATCAAGTATGAGTGGCTTCATGCAGCTATCCTTCTTCATTGGGTATAATGCTTGCATGTGCTATGCATTTTTCTTGATGCTTGGTGCAGTCAGCTTTCGTGCTTCCTTCATATTTGTTTCCCACATATATCATGCCGTTAAGAGTGAATGA
- the LOC110659953 gene encoding F-box/LRR-repeat protein At1g67190 has product MEHIPVEVIGNILSGLGGARDVLIASATCRKWREACRKHLHTLSFNSNDWPVYRDLTTSQLEILITQTIFQTSGLQGLSILMDDVDEFSASTVIAWLMYTRETLRGLFYNVRTTPNVNILEICGRQKLEMLKLSHNLIAGVEPNFQRFPCLKSLSLSHVSISALDLSLLLTACLKIETLELINPEIAMSDAQVTIELSSPTLKSVYVEAISLDKLILEADSIESLHLKDCALELFELIGKRTLKHFKIDDVSVLHLDISETVENLEFVDVSNFTIIWPKFYQLFSKSSKLRRLRLWDVVFDDEDGIVDLETIAICFPQLSHLSLSYDLRDGVLHYSLQGSSNLVNVVVLELGWTVINDLFSCWVEGLLKRCPNLRKLVIHGVVSEAKRQEECLMLADFTSLMVQLMRKYMNVDVQFEYE; this is encoded by the coding sequence ATGGAGCACATTCCTGTTGAAGTAATTGGTAATATATTATCTGGGCTGGGAGGTGCCAGAGATGTTTTGATAGCATCTGCGACATGTCGAAAGTGGCGAGAAGCTTGCCGCAAACACCTTCACACACTTTCATTCAATTCCAATGATTGGCCTGTCTATCGTGATCTGACAACTAGTCAGCTGGAAATATTGATAACACAAACTATTTTTCAAACCTCTGGGTTGCAAGGCCTGTCAATTTTGATGGATGATGTTGATGAGTTCTCAGCTTCAACTGTTATTGCTTGGCTCATGTATACCAGAGAAACTTTACGGGGGTTGTTCTATAATGTTCGGACTACTCCAAATGTTAATATTCTTGAGATTTGTGGGAGGCAGAAGCTTGAAATGTTGAAATTGTCCCATAACTTGATAGCAGGGGTTGAACCCAATTTCCAAAGGTTCCCTTGCTTGAAATCCCTTTCTTTGAGTCATGTCAGTATCTCGGCACTTGATCTCAGTCTTTTACTCACTGCCTGCCTAAAGATTGAGACATTGGAACTTATCAATCCAGAGATTGCAATGTCTGACGCACAGGTGACAATTGAACTCAGTAGTCCTACATTAAAGAGTGTTTATGTTGAAGCAATTAGTTTGGACAAGCTTATATTGGAGGCAGATAGTATCGAGTCTTTGCACTTGAAGGATTGTGCTCTTGAGCTATTTGAACTCATTGGAAAGAGAACTTTGAAGCATTTCAAGATTGATGATGTTAGTGTTTTACATCTTGATATTAGTGAAACAGTTGAAAATCTTGAGTTCGTCGATGTCAGCAACTTCACAATTATTTGGCCGAAGTTCTACCAACTATtctcaaaatcatcaaagttGAGGAGGCTTCGTCTTTGGGATGTGGTCTTTGATGATGAGGATGGTATTGTGGATTTGGAAACTATTGCTATTTGTTTTCCGCAACTTAGCCATCTTTCATTAAGTTATGACTTAAGAGATGGGGTACTTCATTACAGTTTGCAAGGATCTTCAAACTTGGTGAATGTGGTTGTCTTGGAGCTTGGATGGACAGTAATTAATGATCTTTTCTCATGTTGGGTTGAGGGCCTACTAAAGCGTTGCCCGAATCTTAGGAAGTTAGTAATTCATGGAGTTGTTTCAGAGGCCAAAAGACAAGAAGAATGTCTGATGTTGGCTGATTTCACTTCATTAATGGTTCAACTTATGAGGAAATACATGAATGTAGATGTGCAATTTGAGTATGAATAG